The Ursus arctos isolate Adak ecotype North America unplaced genomic scaffold, UrsArc2.0 scaffold_28, whole genome shotgun sequence genome has a window encoding:
- the CSPG4 gene encoding chondroitin sulfate proteoglycan 4 isoform X2 yields the protein MRWGQQPAPPAPALALALTLAMLARSSSAASFFGENHLEVPVATALTDIDLQLQFSTSQPEALLLLAAGQADHLLLQLHSGYLQVRLTLGQEELRLQTPADTLLSNSAPHTVQLTISDSEALLSVDGLLNASAPVLGAPLEVPYGIFLGGTGSFSLSYLRGASRPLRGCLHAATLNGRNLLRPLTPGVHEGCAEEFSADDNVALGFSGPHSLAAFPAWSTREEGTLEFILTTRSQQAPLAFQAGGRQGDFIYVDIFEGHLRAVVEKGQGTVLLHNSVPVADGQPHEVSVHVDAHQLEISVDQYPTRTSNRGVLSYLDPRGSLLLGGLDAEASRHLQEHRLGLAQGAINASLLGCMEDLSINGQRQGLREALLTRGMGAGCRLEEDEYEEDPYGPYEAFSTLAPEAWPAVELPEPCVPEAGLPPIFANFTQLLTVSPLVVAEGGTAWLEWRHVQPTLDLSEAELRKSQVLFSVSRGARHGELELDIPGAQARKMFTLLDVVNRKARFVHDGSEDTSDQLMLEVSVTARGPVPSCLRRGQTYILPIQINPVNDPPHIIFPHGSLMVILEHTQKPLGPEVFQAYDPDSACEGLTFQLLGTPTGLPVERRDQPGEPATEFSCRELEAGSLVYVHRSGPAQDLTFRVSDGLQASPPATLKVVAVRPTIQIRHNTGLRLAQGSAAPVLPANLSVETNAVGQDVSVLFRVTEALKFGELQKQGAGGAEGAEWRATQAFHQRDVEQGRVRYLSTDPQHRTEDAMENLALEIQVGQETLSNLSFPVTIQRATVWLLRLEPLNTQNTQQEALTTAHLEATLEEEEAGPSPTTFHYEVVQAPRKGNLRLQGTRLSDGQGFTQDDLQAGRVTYGATARTSETVEDTFRFRVTAPPHFSPLYTFSIHIGGDPDAPVLTNILLSVPEGGEGILSADHLFVKSLNSASYLYEVMERPRHGRLVWRGSQDKATVVTSFTNDDLLQGRLVYQHDNSETTEDDIPFVATRQSDGSGGMAWEEVRGVFRVAIQPVNDHAPVQTISRVFHVARGGRRLLTTDDVAFSDADSGFADTQLVLTRKDLLFGSIVAVDEPTRPIYRFTQEDLRKRRVLFVHSGADRGWIQLQVSDGQHQATALLEVQASEPYLHVANGSSLVVPQGGQGTIDTAVLHLDTNLDIRSGDEVRYRVTAGPHWGQLLRAGQPATAFSQQDLLDGAILYSHNGSLSPRDTLAFSVEAGPVHTEATLHVTIALEGPLAPLHLVQHKKIYVFQGEAVEIRKDQLEAAQEAVPPTDIVFSVKTPPRAGYLVMLSHSAPAAQPPSLDPVQSFSQEAVDAGRVLYLHSRPEAWTDAFSLDVASGLGAPLEGVRVELEVLPAAIPLETQNFSVPEGGARTLAPPLLRVTGPFFPTLPGLGLRVLEPPQHGALRREEAPQEGSLSAFSWKEVEQQLIRYVHDGSETLTDSFVLVANASGMDRQSHPAAFTVTILPVNDQPPILTTNTGLKMWEGATVPFPPEALRGTDSDSGPEDLVYTIEQPSNGRVVLRAAPGTEVHSFTQAQLDGGLVLFSHRGSVQPLSSQSLRASSSAGTDPRRLLYRVVQGPQLGRLFHAQQGSTGDALVNFTQAEVYAGNVLYEHEMPPEPFWEVHDVLELQLSSPPAPDVATTLAVAVSFEAACPQRPSRLWRNKGLWVPEGQRAEITTAALDASNLLASIPSPQRPEHDVLFQITQFPTRGQLLVSEEPLHAGRPHFLQSELAAGQLAYAHGGGGTQQDGFRFRAHLQGPAGASVSGPQTSEAFAITVRDVNERPPRPQASTPLRLTRGSRAPVSRAQLSVVDPDSAPAEIEYEVQRAPLNGFLSLAGAGPGPVARFTQADVDAGRLAFVANGSSVAGIMQLSASDGASPPVPMSLAVDVLPSAIEVQLRAPLEVPQALGRSSLSRQQLRVVSDRDEPDAAYRLTRGPRFGQLLVAGQPAATFSQLQVDQGEVVFAFTNFSSSCDHFSILALARGANASATVNVTVRALLRVGAGGPWPQGATLRLDSTVLDAGELANRTGSVPRFRLLAGPRHGRVVRVPRAGTEPRDSQLVEQFTQQDLEDGRLGLEVGRPEGQSPSPTGDSLTLELWAQGVPPAVASLDFDTEPYDAARPYSVALLSLPEPAPTEARKPESSTPTGEPGPFASSPVPTAASGGFLGLLEASMFSVIIPVCLVLLLLALILPLLFYLRKRNKTGKHDVQVLTAKPRNGLASDTETFRKVEPGQAIPLTAVPSQGPPPGGQPDPELLQFCRTPNPALKNGQYWV from the exons CCTCCTTCTTCGGTGAGAACCACCTGGAGGTGCCCGTGGCCACAGCTCTGACCGACATAGACCTCCAGCTCCAGTTCTCCACGTCCCAGCCTGAAGCCCTGCTTCTCCTGGCAGCAGGCCAGGCTGACCACCTCCTCCTGCAGCTCCACTCTGGATACCTACAG gTCAGACTCACGCTGGGCcaggaggagctgaggctgcagaCGCCGGCTGACACGCTGCTGAGCAACTCCGCCCCCCACACCGTGCAGCTGACCATTTCAGACAGCGAGGCCTTGCTGTCCGTCGATGGGCTCCTGAACGCCTCAGCCCCCGTCCTCGGAGCTCCCCTGGAGGTCCCCTATGGGATCTTCCTGGGGGGCACCGGGAGCTTTAGCCTGTCCTACCTGAGGGGAGCTAGCCGGCCCCTGAGGGGTTGCCTCCACGCTGCCACCCTCAATGGCCGCAACCTGCTCCGACCACTGACCCCAGGCGTGCACGAGGGCTGCGCTGAAGAGTTTTCTGCTGATGACAACGTGGCTCTGGGCTTCTCTGGGCCCCACTCGCTGGCGGCCTTCCCTGCCTGGAGCACTCGGGAGGAAGGCACCCTGGAGTTTATACTCACCACTCGGAGCCAACAGGCGCCCCTGGCCTTCCAGGCAGGGGGCCGGCAGGGGGATTTCATCTACGTGGACATATTTGAGGGCCATCTGCGGGCTGTGGTGGAGAAGGGCCAGGGCACGGTATTGCTCCACAACAGCGTGCCTGTGGCCGATGGGCAACCCCATGAAGTCAGCGTCCACGTGGATGCTCACCAGCTGGAAATCTCCGTGGACCAGTACCCCACACGGACTTCCAACCGTGGGGTCCTCAGCTATCTGGACCCACGCGGCAGTCTCCTCCTGGGGGGGCTGGATGCCGAGGCCTCTCGCCATCTCCAGGAGCACCGCCTGGGCCTGGCCCAGGGGGCCATCAACGCCTCCCTGCTAGGCTGCATGGAGGACCTCAGCATCAACGGCCAGAGGCAGGGACTCCGGGAAGCCTTGCTGACGCGCGGCATGGGGGCTGGCTGCCGGCTGGAGGAAGATGAGTATGAGGAGGACCCCTACGGCCCGTATGAAGCTTTCTCCACCCTGGCGCCCGAGGCTTGGCCGGCCGTGGAGCTGCCTGAGCCCTGCGTGCCTGAGGCGGGGCTGCCTCCTATCTTTGCCAATTTCACCCAACTGCTGACCGTCAGCCCGCTGGTGGTGGCCGAGGGTGGCACGGCCTGGCTCGAGTGGCGGCATGTGCAGCCCACGCTGGACCTGAGCGAGGCCGAGCTGCGCAAATCCCAGGTGCTGTTCAGCGTGAGCCGCGGGGCACGGCACGGTGAGCTCGAGCTAGACATCCCCGGTGCCCAGGCACGGAAAATGTTCACCCTCCTGGACGTGGTGAACCGCAAGGCCCGCTTCGTCCACGATGGCTCTGAGGACACCTCCGACCAGCTGATGCTGGAGGTGTCTGTGACTGCCAGGGGGCCTGTGCCCTCCTGCCTTCGGAGGGGCCAAACCTACATTCTGCCCATCCAGATAAACCCCGTCAATGACCCACCCCATATCATCTTCCCACATGGCAGCCTCATGGTGATCCTGGAACACACACAGAAGCCGCTGGGGCCCGAGGTTTTCCAGGCTTATGACCCAGACTCCGCCTGCGAAGGCCTCACCTTCCAGCTCCTTGGCACCCCCACCGGCCTCCCCGTGGAGCGCCGAGACCAGCCGGGGGAGCCAGCAACTGAGTTCTCCTGCCGGGAGCTGGAGGCGGGCAGCCTCGTCTACGTCCACCGAAGTGGGCCCGCCCAGGACCTGACGTTCCGGGTCAGTGACGGGCTGCAGGCCAGCCCTCCCGCCACGCTGAAGGTGGTGGCCGTCCGGCCCACCATTCAGATCCGCCACAACACAGGGCTGCGCCTGGCCCAGGGCTCCGCTGCACCTGTCTTGCCCGCCAACCTGTCAGTGGAGACCAATGCCGTGGGGCAGGATGTGAGCGTGCTGTTCCGAGTCACCGAGGCCCTGAAGTTTGGGGAGCTGCAGAAGCAGGGGGCAGGCGGGGCCGAGGGTGCTGAGTGGCGGGCCACACAGGCATTCCACCAGCGGGATGTGGAGCAGGGCCGCGTGAGATACCTGAGCACTGACCCACAGCATCGCACAGAGGACGCCATGGAGAACCTGGCCCTGGAGATCCAGGTGGGCCAGGAGACCCTGAGCAATCTGTCCTTCCCAGTGACAATCCAGAGAGCCACGGTGTGGCTGCTGCGGCTGGAGCCACTGAACACTCAGAACACCCAGCAGGAGGCGCTCACCACCGCCCACCTGGAGGCcaccctggaggaggaggaggcaggccccagccccaccacctTCCACTATGAGGTGGTTCAGGCCCCCAGGAAGGGCAATCTTCGGCTACAGGGCACACGGCTGTCAGACGGGCAGGGCTTCACCCAGGATGACCTGCAAGCCGGTCGGGTGACCTATGGGGCCACAGCACGCACCTCAGAGACAGTCGAAGACACCTTCCGCTTCCGTGTCACAGCTCCGCCGCACTTCTCCCCGCTCTACACCTTCTCCATCCACATTGGTGGTGACCCAGATGCTCCCGTGCTCACCAACATCCTCCTCTCAGTGCCCGAGGGTGGTGAGGGCATCCTCTCGGCTGACCACCTCTTCGTCAAGAGTCTCAACAGTGCCAGCTACCTGTATGAGGTCATGGAGCGGCCCCGCCATGGGAGGTTGGTTTGGAGGGGGTCACAGGACAAGGCCACTGTGGTGACATCCTTCACCAACGACGACCTGCTGCAGGGCCGGCTGGTATACCAGCATGACAACTCCGAGACCACAGAAGATGACATCCCCTTTGTGGCGACCCGCCAGAGTGACGGCAGCGGTGGCATGGCCTGGGAGGAGGTGCGAGGTGTCTTCCGCGTGGCCATCCAGCCCGTAAACGACCACGCTCCTGTGCAGACCATCAGTCGCGTCTTCCACGTGGCCCGGGGTGGGCGGCGGCTGCTGACAACAGACGATGTGGCCTTTAGTGACGCCGACTCGGGCTTTGCTGACACTCAGCTGGTACTGACCCGCAAGGACCTTCTCTTCGGCAGTATCGTGGCTGTGGATGAGCCCACGCGGCCCATCTACCGCTTCACCCAGGAGGACCTCAGGAAGAGGCGAGTCCTGTTTGTGCACTCGGGGGCCGACCGCGGCTGGATCCAGCTGCAGGTGTCCGATGGGCAGCACCAGGCCACAGCGCTGCTCGAGGTGCAGGCCTCGGAGCCCTACCTCCATGTGGCCAATGGCTCCAGCCTCGTGGTCCCTCAAGGAGGCCAGGGCACCATCGACACCGCTGTGCTCCACCTGGACACCAACCTGGACATCCGCAGTGGGGATGAGGTCCGCTACCGTGTCACAGCCGGCCCACACTGGGGGCAGCTGCTCCGGGCCGGCCAGCCAGCCACGGCCTTCTCCCAACAGGACCTGCTGGACGGGGCTATTCTCTACAGCCACAATGGCAGCCTCAGCCCTCGAGACACCCTGGCCTTCTCTGTGGAGGCAGGGCCTGTGCACACAGAGGCCACCCTGCATGTCACCATTGCCCTGGAGGGGCCACTGGCCCCACTGCATCTGGTCCAGCACAAGAAGATCTACGTCTTCCAGGGGGAGGCGGTTGAGATCAGAAAGGATCAGCTGGAG GCAGCCCAGGAGGCAGTGCCACCCACGGACATCGTGTTCTCCGTGAAGACGCCCCCGCGTGCCGGCTACCTGGTGATGCTGTCCCACAGCGCCCCAGCGGCCCAGCCGCCCAGCTTGGACCCAGTGCAGAGCTTCTCTCAGGAGGCGGTGGACGCCGGCCGCGTGCTCTACCTGCACTCCCGCCCCGAGGCCTGGACCGACGCCTTCTCCCTGGACGTGGCCTCGGGCCTGGGTGCTCCCCTTGAGGGCGTCCGCGTGGAGCTGGAGGTGCTGCCCGCTGCGATCCCACTGGAGACCCAGAACTTCAGCGTCCCTGAGGGCGGCGCCCGCACGCTGGCCCCCCCACTGCTCCGCGTCACGGGGCCTTTCTTCCCCACGCTGCCGGGCCTTGGCCTGCGGGTGCTGGAGCCGCCCCAGCACGGGGCCCTGCGGAGAGAGGAGGCTCCTCAGGAGGGGTCACTCAGCGCCTTCTCCTGGAAAGAG GTGGAACAGCAGCTGATCCGCTACGTGCACGACGGGAGTGAGACGCTGACAGACAGCTTCGTCCTAGTGGCTAATGCCTCAGGGATGGACCGCCAGAGCCATCCCGCGGCCTTCACCGTCACCATCCTGCCGGTCAATGACCAACCCCCCATCCTCACCACAAACACAGGCCTGAAG ATGTGGGAGGGGGCCACGGTGCCCTTCCCTCCGGAGGCCCTTAGGGGCACAGACAGTGACTCAGGACCGGAGGACCTGGTCTACACCATCGAGCAGCCCAGCAACGGGCGGGTGGTGCTGCGGGCGGCGCCGGGCACGGAGGTCCATAGCTTCACCCAGGCCCAGCTAGACGGCGGGCTCGTGCTGTTCTCGCACAGAG GGTCGGTCCAGCCGCTCAGCAGCCAGAGCCTGAGAGCCAGCTCCAGTGCAGGCACTGACCCCCGGCGCCTGCTCTACCGTGTGGTGCAGGGCCCCCAGCTGGGCCGGCTCTTCCACGCCCAGCAGGGCAGCACTGGGGATGCCCTGGTGAACTTCACTCAGGCCGAG GTGTATGCTGGGAATGTTCTATATGAGCACGAGATGCCTCCTGAGCCCTTCTGGGAGGTCCATGATGTCCTGGAGCTCCAGCTGTCGTCACCCCCCGCCCCTGATGTTGCCACCACCCTTGCTGTGGCCGTGTCTTTCGAGGCTGCCTGTCCCCAGCGCCCCAGCCGCCTCTGGAGGAACAAAG GTCTCTGGGTCCCCGAAGGCCAGCGGGCCGAGATCACCACGGCTGCCCTCGATGCCTCCAACCTCCTGGCCAGCATTCCGTCACCCCAGCGCCCAGAGCATGATGTACTCTTCCAAATCACACAGTTCCCCACCCGGGGCCAGCTGTTGGTGTCCGAGGAGCCCCTCCACGCGGGCCGGCCCCACTTCCTACAGTCCGAGCTGGCCGCAGGGCAGCTGGCCTATGCCCACGGCGGCGGGGGCACCCAGCAGGATGGCTTCCGCTTCCGTGCCCACCTCCAGGGACCGGCGGGGGCATCCGTGTCAGGACCCCAAACCTCAGAGGCCTTCGCCATCACTGTGCGGGATGTGAACGAGCGGCCGCCACGGCCACAGGCGTCCACGCCGCTCCGGCTCACCCGGGGCTCCCGCGCGCCGGTCTCCCGGGCCCAGCTCAGCGTGGTGGACCCAGACTCGGCGCCCGCGGAGATCGAGTATGAGGTGCAGCGGGCCCCCCTCAACGGCTTCCTGAGTCTGGCGGGGGCCGGCCCGGGACCCGTGGCTCGCTTCACGCAGGCCGACGTGGACGCTGGGCGGCTGGCCTTCGTGGCCAACGGGAGCAGCGTGGCTGGCATCATGCAGCTGAGCGCATCCGACGGGGCCAGTCCTCCCGTGCCCATGTCCCTGGCCGTGGACGTCCTGCCGTCGGCCATCGAGGTGCAGCTGCGCGCGCCCCTGGAGGTGCCGCAGGCTCTGGGGCGCTCCTCGCTGAGCCGGCAGCAGCTGCGAGTGGTGTCAGACCGGGACGAGCCTGACGCCGCCTACCGCCTCACCCGGGGGCCCCGGTTCGGGCAGCTCCTGGTGGCCGGGCAGCCGGCCGCCACCTTCAGCCAGCTGCAGGTAGACCAGGGGGAGGTGGTCTTCGCCTTCACCAACTTCTCCTCCTCTTGCGACCACTTCAGCATCCTGGCGCTGGCCCGAGGGGCCAACGCGTCAGCCACAGTGAACGTCACCGTCAGGGCTCTGCTGCGCGTGGGGGCGGGCGGGCCGTGGCCCCAGGGGGCCACCCTGCGCCTGGACTCCACCGTCCTAGATGCTGGCGAGCTGGCCAACCGCACAGGCAGTGTGCCCCGTTTCCGGCTCCTGGCAGGACCCCGGCATGGCCGTGTGGTCCGCGTGCCCCGGGCCGGGACGGAGCCCAGGGACAGCCAGCTTGTGGAGCAATTCACCCAGCAGGACCTCGAGGACggaaggctggggctggaggtgggcagGCCGGAGGGTCAGTCCCCAAGCCCCACGGGTGACAGTCTCACACTGGAGCTGTGGGCACAGGGTGTCCCCCCTGCTGTGGCCTCACTGGACTTTGACACTGAGCCTTACGATGCGGCCCGACCCTACAGCGtggccctgctcagtctccccgaGCCTGCTCCCACAGAAGCAAGGAAACCAGAGAGCAGCACCCCCACGGGGGAGCCAGGCCCGTTCGCCTCCAGCCCCGTGCCCACCGCGGCCAGTGGGGGCTTCCTGGGCTTGCTGGAGGCCAGCATGTTCAGTGTCATCATTCCCGTGTGCCTGGTCCTCCTGCTCCTGGCACTCATCCTGCCCCTGCTCTTCTACCTCCGCAAACGCAACAAGACGGGCAAGCATGACGTCCAGGTCCTGACTGCCAAGCCCCGCAACGGCCTAGCCAGTGACACCGAGACCTTCCGCAAGGTAGAGCCAGGCCAAGCCATCCCGCTCACGGCAGtgcccagccaggggcccccaccGGGGGGCCAGCCCGACCCAGAGCTGCTGCAGTTCTGCCGGACACCCAACCCCGCTCTCAAGAATGGCCAGTACTGGGTGTga